A portion of the Lysinibacillus timonensis genome contains these proteins:
- a CDS encoding U32 family peptidase — protein sequence MLQLIENEKIRESVNGRRVITKKPELLAPAGSLEKLKVAVHYGADAVFIGGQEFGLRSNASNFTIEEMREGVDFAKKYGAVIYVTTNIFAHNENMVGLEEYLKAIEEVGVKGIIVADPLIIETCRRVAPKLEIHLSTQQSLSNWKAVKYWKQEGLHRVVLAREVGAEEMLKMKEEVDIEIEAFVHGAMCIAYSGRCVLSNHMTARDSNRGGCCQSCRWDYDLYENVDGEEKALFEEGDAPFAMSPKDLKLIESIPHMIELGIDSLKVEGRMKSIHYIATVISVYRKVIDAYCADPENFKIKKEWLEELDRCANRATASSFFEGEPSYKQQMFGFHAPKMKWDFAGLVLDYDPDNKIVTLQQRNYFKTGDTIEFFGPDIETFTMEVGQLWDEKGNEIDVANHPLQIVKFKVDRPLFKYNMMRKENI from the coding sequence ATGCTTCAGTTAATAGAGAATGAAAAAATTCGTGAATCAGTTAATGGACGACGTGTCATTACAAAAAAACCTGAATTATTAGCACCTGCAGGCAGTCTAGAAAAATTAAAAGTTGCCGTGCACTATGGGGCGGATGCGGTTTTTATTGGTGGACAAGAATTTGGTTTACGTTCAAATGCAAGTAATTTTACGATTGAAGAAATGCGTGAAGGTGTCGATTTCGCAAAAAAATATGGTGCAGTTATTTATGTAACAACGAATATCTTTGCGCATAATGAAAACATGGTAGGACTAGAAGAATATCTAAAAGCAATTGAAGAAGTTGGCGTTAAGGGAATTATTGTGGCAGACCCATTAATAATTGAAACCTGTCGTCGTGTTGCTCCAAAATTAGAAATTCATCTTTCTACACAGCAATCTTTATCTAACTGGAAAGCAGTAAAGTATTGGAAACAAGAAGGTCTACATCGTGTCGTTTTAGCTCGTGAAGTTGGTGCTGAAGAAATGCTTAAAATGAAAGAGGAAGTTGATATTGAAATAGAAGCATTCGTTCATGGTGCTATGTGTATTGCATACTCAGGTAGATGTGTATTATCTAATCATATGACTGCACGTGATTCAAACCGTGGAGGATGTTGTCAATCATGTCGTTGGGATTATGATTTATACGAGAATGTCGATGGTGAAGAAAAAGCTCTATTTGAAGAAGGTGATGCACCATTTGCAATGAGTCCTAAGGATTTAAAACTAATTGAGTCCATACCACATATGATCGAACTTGGAATCGACTCTTTAAAAGTTGAAGGTCGGATGAAGTCCATTCATTATATTGCAACAGTTATTTCTGTTTACCGTAAAGTGATTGATGCTTACTGTGCTGATCCTGAAAACTTTAAAATTAAAAAAGAATGGCTGGAAGAACTTGATCGCTGTGCTAATCGTGCTACTGCATCTAGCTTTTTCGAAGGAGAGCCGAGCTATAAACAACAAATGTTTGGATTCCATGCACCTAAAATGAAATGGGATTTTGCGGGTCTTGTTCTTGATTATGATCCAGATAATAAAATAGTTACTTTGCAACAACGTAATTATTTTAAAACAGGAGATACAATAGAATTTTTCGGACCTGATATTGAAACTTTTACAATGGAAGTTGGTCAATTGTGGGATGAAAAAGGTAATGAAATTGATGTAGCAAACCATCCGTTACAAATAGTGAAATTTAAAGTGGATCGTCCGTTGTTCAAATACAACATGATGCGAAAGGAGAATATTTAG
- a CDS encoding peptidase U32 family protein gives MFKPELLVTPKSVEHIRALIEAGADAFVVGEQKFGLRLAGEFSIENLKEATALIHAANKKVYVAVNALFHNDRLEELDNYLKELQQMNVDAIIFGDPAVLMSVREQGITTPLHWNPETTATNWFQANYWAERGAKRAVLARELSLDEVLEIKEHAKPEIEVQVHGMTCMFQSKRKLLGNYFLYRDEVMEIENRKENRNMFLHDKDRKNKYPIYEDLNGTHIFSPNDICLIDELTDLFEAGIDSLKFDGVLQTEEYITTVTNLYRQAIDAYYKHGEEAYDELKNSLLEKIEEIQPPLRPLDTGFIFKETVY, from the coding sequence GTGTTCAAACCAGAACTGTTAGTTACACCAAAATCGGTGGAACATATTAGAGCCTTAATAGAGGCGGGTGCTGACGCTTTTGTAGTTGGTGAACAAAAATTTGGTTTACGATTAGCAGGAGAGTTTTCAATAGAAAATCTTAAGGAAGCAACAGCCCTTATTCATGCTGCGAATAAAAAAGTTTATGTTGCAGTAAATGCATTGTTCCATAATGATCGTCTTGAAGAGTTGGATAATTATTTAAAGGAACTTCAACAAATGAATGTAGACGCAATTATTTTTGGTGATCCTGCTGTATTAATGTCGGTGAGAGAACAAGGGATTACCACTCCTCTACACTGGAATCCTGAAACAACAGCGACGAATTGGTTCCAAGCTAATTACTGGGCAGAACGAGGTGCAAAAAGAGCAGTTCTTGCTCGTGAGTTGTCCTTAGATGAGGTACTTGAAATAAAAGAACATGCAAAACCTGAAATTGAAGTTCAAGTGCATGGAATGACTTGTATGTTCCAATCTAAGAGAAAACTATTAGGAAACTATTTCTTATATCGTGACGAAGTAATGGAGATAGAAAATCGCAAAGAGAATCGTAATATGTTTTTACATGACAAAGACCGTAAAAACAAATATCCAATATATGAAGATCTAAATGGTACACATATTTTCTCTCCCAATGATATTTGCTTAATCGATGAACTAACAGATTTATTTGAAGCAGGTATTGATTCGCTAAAATTTGACGGAGTGCTTCAGACTGAAGAATACATCACAACAGTCACTAACCTTTATAGACAAGCAATTGATGCTTATTATAAACATGGTGAAGAAGCGTACGATGAATTGAAGAATAGCTTGTTAGAAAAAATTGAAGAAATCCAACCACCACTACGTCCATTAGATACTGGATTTATATTTAAAGAAACAGTTTATTAA
- a CDS encoding O-methyltransferase yields MEFSDTYLESFAHPRNDLLLEMENYAKENHVPIMQLSAIDVLSQILKIQKPSNILEIGTAIGYSAIRMAKTVPHSKIVTIERDAERVKLAREFIERSDEANRIMVIEGDALEVDVNSLGSTFDAIFIDAAKGQYMKFFEKYSPLVPSGGVLYIDNMYMHGLSDLRLEEVPRRKRTMIRNLKNFTDWILNHSEYDSTFFPVGDGLLICLKR; encoded by the coding sequence ATGGAATTTTCTGATACTTATCTAGAATCCTTCGCTCATCCTAGAAATGACTTGTTACTTGAAATGGAGAACTATGCTAAGGAAAATCATGTTCCGATTATGCAGCTATCAGCAATCGATGTATTGAGTCAAATTTTAAAAATTCAAAAACCATCGAATATTCTAGAAATTGGAACGGCCATCGGGTATTCCGCCATTCGAATGGCTAAGACGGTACCACATAGTAAGATAGTAACAATAGAAAGAGATGCTGAGCGCGTTAAATTAGCAAGGGAGTTTATTGAGCGTTCCGATGAAGCAAATCGAATTATGGTGATTGAGGGCGATGCGTTAGAAGTGGATGTAAATTCATTAGGATCTACTTTTGATGCTATTTTTATTGATGCAGCTAAGGGTCAGTACATGAAATTTTTTGAAAAGTATTCACCACTTGTTCCATCTGGTGGTGTATTATATATCGACAATATGTACATGCATGGATTATCCGATCTAAGGCTAGAAGAAGTGCCAAGAAGAAAGCGGACAATGATCCGAAATTTAAAAAACTTTACTGATTGGATTCTTAATCATTCGGAATATGATAGTACATTTTTTCCTGTCGGTGATGGATTATTAATTTGCTTGAAGAGGTGA
- the mltG gene encoding endolytic transglycosylase MltG: MEQESKKQEMIKKIKKRKEEGKTVRKIVGITSFVIIGIIAIIAISGYLYINSALQPVDPNSTTEIQVEIPMGSGITTIANILEEKGIIKNAQIFKYYTKFKNESQFQAGNYTLTQSMTLDEIIESLKTGKVYREPIFTVTIPEGLTLEQIANIIEQNTDYSAEEFMAKVTDEEFIKNMMGTYPELITEEVFGENIRYALEGYLFPATYSFYEEKPSLDEIITTMISQTKDIVLGYSSLLEEQQMTVHHLLTFASLLEEEATAQTDRETIASVFYNRLELEMPLQTDPTVLYALGSHKDTVLYEDLEVDNPYNTYKINGLPPGPIANAGRVSIEAVLNPTDTEYLYFLADKEGINHFAKTYEEHLQNIETYLR; this comes from the coding sequence GTGGAACAAGAATCAAAAAAACAAGAGATGATAAAAAAAATAAAAAAGCGAAAAGAAGAAGGAAAAACCGTTCGAAAAATAGTTGGGATTACTTCATTCGTAATCATTGGAATTATCGCAATTATTGCAATAAGTGGCTACCTGTATATTAATTCGGCGCTACAGCCTGTTGATCCAAATTCTACTACTGAAATTCAAGTAGAAATTCCAATGGGATCAGGTATAACAACGATTGCTAATATACTTGAGGAAAAAGGAATCATAAAGAATGCACAAATTTTTAAATACTATACGAAATTTAAAAATGAATCTCAATTTCAGGCAGGGAATTATACTTTAACCCAATCAATGACTTTAGATGAAATTATTGAAAGTTTAAAAACGGGTAAGGTCTACCGCGAACCAATATTTACAGTAACTATCCCTGAAGGTTTAACACTTGAACAAATTGCCAATATTATAGAACAAAACACAGATTATTCAGCTGAAGAATTCATGGCAAAAGTTACTGATGAAGAATTTATTAAAAATATGATGGGGACATATCCAGAGTTGATAACGGAAGAAGTATTTGGTGAAAATATTCGCTATGCATTAGAAGGTTACTTATTCCCAGCCACATACTCGTTTTATGAAGAAAAACCATCATTAGATGAAATTATTACAACTATGATCTCACAAACGAAAGATATTGTATTAGGTTATAGTTCATTACTAGAGGAACAGCAAATGACTGTCCATCATCTATTAACATTTGCTTCACTTTTAGAAGAAGAAGCTACTGCTCAAACGGATCGGGAAACCATAGCAAGTGTATTTTATAACCGACTAGAGTTAGAAATGCCACTTCAAACAGACCCAACCGTTTTATATGCATTAGGATCTCACAAAGATACAGTATTATATGAAGATTTAGAAGTAGACAATCCATACAATACGTATAAAATAAATGGTTTACCTCCTGGCCCAATTGCTAATGCTGGTCGAGTATCGATTGAGGCAGTATTAAATCCAACAGATACCGAATATCTGTATTTTTTAGCAGACAAAGAAGGTATAAATCATTTTGCTAAAACCTATGAAGAACATTTACAAAATATTGAGACATACTTAAGATAA
- a CDS encoding DUF1292 domain-containing protein, with product MEEQLFTVITEDGKEQKCKVIFTFESDEHSYVIYTMINDAGEESADVSALRYELDENGEMTDFTSLETEAEWEMVEEVLNTLVDEFADDLTNYFTITNEDEEEVTCEIIHRFKLDEFGKSYILYTYADEDDLSEIFAAAYIAGENGEVIDLIPIDSDEEWAKVEKELDLLSES from the coding sequence ATGGAAGAACAATTATTTACCGTAATCACTGAAGATGGAAAAGAGCAAAAATGCAAGGTTATTTTCACTTTTGAATCTGACGAGCATTCGTACGTAATTTACACAATGATCAACGATGCAGGTGAGGAAAGTGCTGATGTTTCTGCCCTCCGATATGAACTTGATGAAAATGGTGAAATGACTGATTTCACATCGCTTGAAACTGAAGCAGAATGGGAAATGGTAGAAGAAGTACTAAACACACTCGTTGATGAATTTGCTGATGATTTAACAAATTACTTTACAATTACTAATGAGGACGAGGAAGAGGTTACTTGTGAAATTATTCATCGCTTTAAATTGGATGAATTTGGTAAATCGTACATTCTATATACTTATGCAGATGAAGATGATCTGTCTGAAATTTTTGCAGCTGCGTACATTGCAGGAGAAAACGGCGAAGTGATTGATTTAATACCTATTGATTCAGATGAGGAATGGGCAAAAGTAGAAAAAGAATTAGATTTACTTTCAGAATCTTAA
- a CDS encoding DUF1292 domain-containing protein encodes MVHEHDNEQEHRHITIVDEEGNEQLCEVIYTFDSEEFGKSYVLYSLVGAEEDDEGQIEIFASAFTPSENGEDGELEPIETEAEWDLIEEVLNTLEDEYEDEDEE; translated from the coding sequence ATGGTACATGAACACGATAACGAACAAGAACACCGTCACATTACAATTGTTGACGAAGAAGGTAACGAACAACTATGCGAAGTCATTTATACATTTGATTCTGAAGAATTTGGAAAATCCTATGTATTATATTCTTTAGTTGGTGCAGAAGAAGATGACGAAGGGCAAATTGAAATCTTTGCCTCAGCATTTACTCCTTCTGAAAATGGAGAAGACGGCGAACTAGAACCAATTGAAACGGAAGCCGAATGGGATTTAATTGAAGAAGTGTTAAACACACTTGAAGATGAGTATGAAGACGAAGATGAAGAATAA
- the ruvX gene encoding Holliday junction resolvase RuvX yields the protein MRIMGLDVGSKTVGVAISDALGWTAQGIETIQINEEAGEYGIERIKELVQEYAVTEFVVGYPKNMNNTVGPRGEASANYKKLLEETFQLPVTLWDERLTTMAAERMLIEADVSRKKRKKVIDKMAAVMILQGYLDSKGFV from the coding sequence ATGAGAATAATGGGTTTAGACGTTGGTTCCAAAACAGTAGGTGTTGCAATAAGTGACGCACTAGGTTGGACTGCACAAGGAATTGAAACAATCCAAATCAATGAAGAAGCAGGCGAATATGGTATTGAACGTATAAAAGAACTCGTTCAGGAATATGCTGTTACAGAATTCGTTGTGGGTTACCCTAAAAACATGAATAATACTGTTGGCCCAAGAGGCGAAGCTTCAGCAAACTATAAAAAGTTACTGGAAGAAACGTTTCAATTACCAGTTACGCTTTGGGATGAACGTTTAACTACGATGGCAGCTGAGCGAATGCTTATTGAGGCTGATGTCAGCAGAAAAAAGAGAAAAAAAGTTATTGATAAAATGGCGGCTGTTATGATCCTTCAAGGATATTTAGATAGTAAAGGTTTTGTCTAA
- a CDS encoding IreB family regulatory phosphoprotein, with protein sequence MSSFDQTMKFSFPEESMEQEVKQVMLKVYSSLEEKGYNPTNQIVGYLLSGDPAYIPRHQDARNLIRKLERDEILEELVKFYIRKNNEA encoded by the coding sequence TTGAGTTCGTTTGATCAAACAATGAAATTTAGTTTCCCTGAAGAATCAATGGAACAAGAAGTGAAGCAAGTGATGTTAAAGGTATACTCTTCATTGGAAGAAAAAGGATATAATCCAACCAATCAAATAGTCGGGTATCTGTTATCTGGTGACCCTGCATACATCCCTCGCCATCAGGATGCACGTAATTTAATCCGTAAGCTCGAGCGTGATGAAATTTTAGAAGAGCTCGTAAAATTTTATATTAGGAAGAATAACGAGGCATAA